The nucleotide sequence ctgactcttcgcgaccccatgggctgcagcctaccaggctcctccatccatgggattttccaggcaagagtactggagtggggtgccattgccttctctgcccacctcccagagccacctgcaaaacccagcacagagcctggcagacAGTAGTGCTCAGAACAAAATTTTTGGCTGGATGGAATGAAGGCTAGGAGGACATGAGCCAAAGTAAAGTAGACAAGACTGGAAGTCAGGTTTCTGTAATTTAATCTACGTTTAGGGAATTGAGGTCAGAGATGAAGGAATAAGATACCAagccctgtgggctgcagtctgaAGCAGGTGCAGGAGGCTGGAAACAGGACACAGAAAGCAATGACATGACAGATGGGCTGTGATACACGCAGTGGCAGGGTGctccagggaggggctggggaggaggccaTCTCTGGCCAGATGGTGATGTTCAAGAGGCTTCCAGGAATAGCCGGCCCCGGGGCTGAGAGTGAAAACAAGCATTGTACGGACAGTTCCACTGGAGAAAGTTGTCAAAGTTGAATTGCCCTGGATTGAAAATTCGGGAACTGCATGTGGCAAAACTTAAATATCAACTGCGGGGAGGTGATGAGGAGCCAGAAAAGTAAAAAGGGGATGCTCAGAGgtgcttttggaaaaaaaagtctctgGCAGTAGGGTAAACAGAGTCCACAGGCCCCACGTGGAAAGAGATGCTGGGATTGAGCTCTAAGAAGGGTAGCAGGGGTGGGGAAGCGGGACCATGGTTCGGTGGCACCACAGGGGTCAGATGACAGAGCTCTCTCCctgtgggagagagaaagggaggggctGAGGGTGTGTCCTCTGTATCTGCCTAAGGGGATGGGGTAGATGGTGATGTCCTGAGCAGAGAGGCAGGGAAATCAGGAGATGGGCGTGGTTCAGGGcagaggtgtgtgtgggggggcacAGATGCTGAGTTCTGTGTGGGCTGAACTGAATCAGAGGTGCTGGGAGATCGCTGTGGGGATAttgggggtctggaggtaggagAGAGCTCTGAGCTTAGCAATGGTTGTGGAAACCAAGTGAAGGGTTGAAATCACCCCAAGGTGGGGGtgcagaggggagaggagggcagggaggagggacctTGCATATCTCTTCCATGAAAGGCCACCCTTTTCTAGAGCTGCTCTGTCCATTACAGAAGCCACACGGCTATTGAGCACTCAGTGTGAAGGGTTAAAAAGTACAGACCAGATCttggagggaaaaagaaatgtaaaaatatttaattaatactTTTGTATGACTCCTTGTTGAAATACTAATATTTTAGATACATCAGGACAAGTAAAATACAGtagaaaaatgaatttcaccagtttctttttacttttaaaaatatgtcagcTAGGAGATGAAAAATTACACATGTGGCTTGCCTCATATGGCTATCGGATGACACTGTTCTAGGCCCTGAATCCCACAGGGTGAGTGTTGAGGAAAACAAGCAAAGCAGAGTGGGAGGGTGGAGACCAATGTTTGCAAGATGCTATATGACTCACTGTAACCGGTGTCTGTACTGCATGAGATTTATCATGGCATATATTATCCCCCAAACTGAGTTGCCCACAGTTATTTCCCCTTCCTTGGACTTCCTATGAGAGGCGAGTTATGCAGCATCTGCTGTGAAAGATGGTGTTTTCAAGAGAGAAGTATCAGCCTGTGAGGTGATCAGAAGGATGCCAAAGAGCAGGGAGGACAAGCAGGAAGAGGAAAGGGGTGGTCTGGGGCTTTAGAGGGGTGGGCGAGAGGAGGCAGAGACCCAGGGGAGCACCCCCAGCCAGACTTCGGCCTCTTGGACAGAGCTCACTCCGCAGGCCGCAGGCGGTAGCGGAATCGCACCTCGTGGCTGGGCTGTGTGGTGCCAAAGCCCCAGCGCTGGGGGTCCACGGGTGGCACAGGTGTGGCAGGGTCCACCAACTCCAGGTCAAAGTTCATGACCATGAGCAGGATAAAGAGCTTCATCTCGTTGAGGGCCAAGAACCTCCCAGGGCAGATGGAGACACCCGAGCCCCACGGCATGGTATAGTGGCGGATCTTCTTGCCTGCCTTGTAGAAGTCTACTTTTCGGCTGCCACTGGGGGTGAGGAAGCGATCGTACCTGAAGGCGGTGGGCTCGGGGTGGATGTCGGGGTCCATGTGCACTGAGAGGTAAGGGAAGAGGGCCAGGATGTCTCCATTGCGGAGCAGGTACTCCTGCCCACTGGCCATCTGCAGGATCTGGTCATCGTTCACCACCCTGAGGAGGGTGGGCGAGGCCCTCAGCCGCAGTGTCTCTTCCATCACACTGTCCAGCACCGGCATGTGGTGCAGGGCACCAAACTTGAAGGACTGCTTAGCCTCCAGCCTGACCTCTCCCAGGAGCCGGGTGGCCTCCTCCCTCACAGCCCGCATGGCCTCTGGGTGCTTCAGGAGGAACAAGAGGGCCCAGAAAGAGGTCGGCCCTGTGTTCCCCTGGGAGGCCCAGAGCATCATGAAGTTGAACTTGTCCTGCATGGCTGGGGAGACACCCTGCTCCCTCAGAAACTGAAGCATGTAGGTGATCCAGTTGCTTACGCCGTACTTCTCCAGGTTGTGTTCCACCGAGAGTTCCTTATGGAAGAGACGCTGGAGCCGGCCCACTTCCAGCCACTCCCGGGGCCCCAGCAGGGAGTAAACAAACCGGGGGAACAGACGGTCATACTTGCGAAACTCCAGGAATAGCTCCTCTGCCTGCAGCAGGTCCTGCTCCTTGTCCTTTGTGTAGCCGAACAAGCTCAGGTAGCCAGCCTTGAACAAGATGTTGTAGCAGAAGTGAAAGAGGCCATCCTCACGCCAGTGGTGGGTGCCCAGACTGGGTCCTATGGGCCCCAGCATAACCAAGGACAGGGTGTCTAACATGACTTTGTTGAGCTCCTCCAAGCCTTCCCCCATGAGGTGCTTGGTGCTGGCTGAGTGTATCATCCTATAGTCTCCCTGCACAGAGCGGTATCCAAATACCTTTAGCACCAGTTTTTGAGCGTACTCCACAAAGTCTAGCTTCCTCTGCGCATCCTTGAGGATAGGGCCAAAAGACAGAGGGTCCATGACAAAGGTGAAGTACTGGCCCCCTAGCTGTACCGTGAATATGTCCCCATGTTTGGCCTGCATGTGCCTCAGAAATTCGAACATATTCTTCCGGAAAGCCATGGCATGGCCCAGCCAGGGCACGGGGCCCTTATCCAGAGGGGGCTccttgggtcttcgttgccggaGCAGCCCCCGAAGGCACAGATATCCCACAATGGCCACTAGCAGGGCTCCCAGCGCCGGACCCCAGAGCACCATGGCTGGTCTGTTCCAGGTTGAGCTCTGGATGTGCTGTTCTCTGGGTGCCAGAGGATTTGGGAGGACAAAGTGGGGATAGAAAGGACTTCCTACCTGGACCTTGCCCTGTGGCTGCAAGTTGCTGTAAATAAAGCTGGTGAGACAGTACCCGAGAGCAAACCCTTTCCCTTGATTTTGTTAGGACCTAGTCACGTGAGAGGAGCAGGTGGGAGGAAGCAGGAGGAAGGCCAGAAGGAAGCCTCTTGCTATGGTCACAGCCCCCGCAAGAGCTTCAGACTTTGTTCCAACCTTTCCTGACACGGTCCAGCATTTTCTCTGCCAAGACTTCTTTGACCCAACGCCCGCCCTTGTGACTTACTGACCACTCACTCCTTTATTTACTCTTGACTTCATATGTCCATTAATTTGCTAGTTTCTTCAACAGAAATGCACGAAGTACTTACTAAGTTTCACATCCACCTCTTCCTCATTCTTTAAAAGACCCACAGACTCTCCCAAACAGAGGCTTCTTCAAACACAAGCTCAGACTTGAGTCTCTGAGTCTCTCGCCAACTGGCTTGCACACTTCTCTACCAAGAAATACAGAATGTAAATCATGGAATTATGAAATGTCAGAGATGATAGGGACTTCAAACCAACTGCTTTACTTCACAAGAAGGATCTCGGTACAGAGTGTAGCAGGGACTTTTTCTGACAGTGGCCCTGGCTTGGGTGAGGTGAGTTGACCATTTACTAGGGACCTTCAGTGACATGTCAGGCTAAGACCCTGTCAGCAGgcccaagaagaagaaaactaCTGTTGGCTCTTAAGACTTTGGTTCAGCAGCCTAGCTCATTGTAGCAATATATGAGGTTCATACTGAATTCAACCAGTTGTGACAACCCTCAAGTTACTCTTTAACTTCTGAAATGACCTGCAAACAGGGACTTTGTCTCTTCAGACAATCATACGATTTCTCTTGAGTGAGCTCCCATGTGTAGCTCCTCCCACTAGGGAGCTGAAAATATCCACACTCAGCATCCATGAAGTCCTCTCTGGTTGCTCAGGGCAACCACAGCAAGTACTCAGCTCCAACAACTCTCCCCATCCTTAGGATATGGTcagaaagggaattccctggtggcccactgattaggactctgcttttactgctgtggcccgggttcagtccctggtcagggaactaagaccccacaggctgagggtctgccaaaaaaagaaaaaggtcagAAACTGTGAGTCAAGTCCAAAGAGCTTGACTTTGTCCCTtagtatttttagtatttttttgtattttgggattcggattttttttttttttggtcgtaCCATTTGACTTGTGGGATCTGTTTCCctaccagggattaaacctgtgctgctgtttgggagcttggagtctgaACAAATGGACCAACAGAGAAGTCCCTGTCCCTCAGTTTTTAATGGATGGCAGCCCCACCTGGCttgtcagcagtaaagaacccacccataATGCAAGAGctatggattcaattcctgggtcaggaagatctcttggagaaggaaatgccaagccactccagttttcttgcctggaaaaatgctgtggacagcccatggggtcaaaaaggagtcagacaccacttagcaactgtaCAACAACCACCACTACCTTacattcattctttccttcattcattctctccttcatttattcacttattcactcacacccactcatccattcatttcctcctttcttgGAACAGCCTTGTCTATCCATTTAACAGATACCTGCTGTGCACTTAAACCAGAAATTTTGCTGCAACCCTAAATGAGACAGACCTGGCCCCTGCCCTCTTGGAGTTTATGGCTTCCACCGAAGAAGCATATAATCACAATTGTGTTAAGTGCTACAAAGAAGGGCTGAACAAAGGAGGATGGGGAATCAGGGAGGTTGCACTGATCAGGATCATTAGTGGAGGACAACAAGACCAGGTAAATGTGTGCTGTGTGTAAGGATATAGGGGACATTCTTCTAAAGCAAGTGGCGGGGTCATCTCAAGAGGGCCAGTGTGGCCAGAGTGTTCAGAGCGGGAGGAGTCTCCAGCTCAGTGCAAATTTGAGCTCTGACCAATCACCATTGCACTGAACTCTTCTCACGCCAGCAGGTCCAGCCACTCTTGTGTATATGGGGCCAGCCCACCAGGGCCACTGAAGGGTGGCCTGTCCCCGGGTGTTGGCCCAGGCGCTGCCCTCCCAACCCTCTGGAGTGGCTGGGACCCAGCGGTCCAGAGTGTGCGCTGCAAGCCTATGGCAAGTCTCAGCCTCACACAGTCCAGCCGCAGCTGCAGGGCATGGTGGGGGCGGCATCACAATGGACTTGCAGGGCAGTCCGggagccttggagtacagaacgaagcagggcaaaggctaatagagttttgccaagagaacgcagtggtcatagcaaacaccctcttccaacaacacaagagaagactctacacatggacatcaccagatagttaataccaaaatcagattgattatattttttggagtcaaagatggagaagctctatacataagtcagcaaaaacaagaccgggaggtgactgtggctccaATGATGTACTCCttagtgccaaattcagacttaaactgaagacagtagggaaaaccactagaccattcaggtatgacctaaatcaaatcccttaccactatacagtggaagtgaaaaatagattcaaggaattagatctgatagagtgcctgaaga is from Bos taurus isolate L1 Dominette 01449 registration number 42190680 breed Hereford chromosome 22, ARS-UCD2.0, whole genome shotgun sequence and encodes:
- the CYP8B1 gene encoding cytochrome P450, family 8, subfamily B, polypeptide 1; amino-acid sequence: MVLWGPALGALLVAIVGYLCLRGLLRQRRPKEPPLDKGPVPWLGHAMAFRKNMFEFLRHMQAKHGDIFTVQLGGQYFTFVMDPLSFGPILKDAQRKLDFVEYAQKLVLKVFGYRSVQGDYRMIHSASTKHLMGEGLEELNKVMLDTLSLVMLGPIGPSLGTHHWREDGLFHFCYNILFKAGYLSLFGYTKDKEQDLLQAEELFLEFRKYDRLFPRFVYSLLGPREWLEVGRLQRLFHKELSVEHNLEKYGVSNWITYMLQFLREQGVSPAMQDKFNFMMLWASQGNTGPTSFWALLFLLKHPEAMRAVREEATRLLGEVRLEAKQSFKFGALHHMPVLDSVMEETLRLRASPTLLRVVNDDQILQMASGQEYLLRNGDILALFPYLSVHMDPDIHPEPTAFRYDRFLTPSGSRKVDFYKAGKKIRHYTMPWGSGVSICPGRFLALNEMKLFILLMVMNFDLELVDPATPVPPVDPQRWGFGTTQPSHEVRFRYRLRPAE